In Nicotiana tabacum cultivar K326 chromosome 19, ASM71507v2, whole genome shotgun sequence, one DNA window encodes the following:
- the LOC107786966 gene encoding sterol 3-beta-glucosyltransferase UGT80A2 isoform X2 — MAESSLNLGSASSSSSSGEVSVSLEKDTVDENGDGNGCGAVAVAELDSGKVAGGSVSNGVSDSSGTAGMEVARVNTTPRGIFSSDKSESHSGHLKLGRSKTETSRHNSQFAQDTAKIFDDKISEQQKLKLLKRIATVKDDGTVEFEIPELQYIPPIQIVMLIVGTRGDVQPFIAIGKRLQDFGHRVRLATHANFKEFVLTAGLEFYPLGGDPKVLAGYMVKNKGFLPSGPSEIPVQRNQLKDIINSLHSPCIEPDKDTGVPFKADAIIANPPAYGHTHVAEALKIPIHIFFTMPWTPTSEFPHPLSRVKQPAGYRLSYQIVDSLIWLGIRDMINDTRKRKLKLRPVTYLSGSQGSELDIPHGYIWSPHLVPKPKDWGPKVDVVGFCFLDLASGYEPPESLVNWLKAGQKPIYIGFGSLPVQEPEKMTQVIVEALELTGQRGIINKGWGGLGNLAEPKDSVYLLDNCPHDWLFLQCSAVVHHGGAGTTAAGLKAACPTTVVPFFGDQPFWGERVHARGVGPPPIPIDEFSLPKLVDAINFMLDPKVKERAVELAKAMENEDGVTGAVKAFFKHLPRKKLDPDQIAAAPSLFSIRRCFGCS; from the exons ATGGCGGAGTCTTCGCTGAATTTAGGTTCGGCGAGCTCATCTTCTAGTTCCGGCGAAGTATCCGTGTCCCTAGAGAAAGATACTGTAGATGAAAATGGCGATGGTAATGGTTGTGGTGCTGTTGCTGTTGCTGAGCTGGATAGCGGAAAAGTAGCTGGCGGTTCAGTTTCCAATGGCGTCAGTGACTCTTcag GAACTGCTGGGATGGAAGTTGCAAGAGTAAATACAACGCCTCGCGGAATTTTTAGTTCTGATAAATCAGAATCACATTCAGGTCATCTTAAGTTGGGGAGATCAAAAACCGAGACATCTAGACATAACAGTCAATTTGCTCAAGACACAGCAAAAATTTTTGATGACAAAATTAGTGAACAGCAGAAG CTCAAATTGTTGAAGAGAATAGCTACTGTCAAAGATGATGGAACTGTAGAATTTGAGATTCCAG AACTACAATATATTCCCCCAATACAGATTGTAATGCTTATTGTTGGAACACGTGGCGATGTGCAACCTTTTATTGCAATTGGCAAACGTTTGCAG GATTTTGGTCATCGAGTGAGGCTGGCAACCCATGCAAATTTCAAGGAGTTTGTCCTAACCGCTGGGTTGGAGTTCTATCCTCTTGGGGGTGATCCAAAAGTTTTGGCTGGAT ATATGGTTAAAAACAAGGGATTCTTACCTTCTGGACCCTCAGAAATTCCTGTTCAGAGAAACCAGTTGAAGGATATTATAAATTCTCTACACTCACCTTGCATAGAACCTGATAAGGATACTGGGGTACCCTTTAAAGCAGATGCTATTATTGCTAATCCTCCAGCATATG GGCATACACATGTTGCAGAAGCACTGAAAATCCCAATTCATATTTTCTTTACAATGCCATGGAC GCCAACTAGCGAATTTCCTCATCCATTGTCCCGCGTTAAACAACCTGCTGGATATAGG CTGTCGTATCAGATTGTTGACTCCTTGATTTGGCTAGGAATACGTGATATGATAAATGATACCAGGAAAAGAAAACTGAAACTAAGACCAGTCACATATTTAAGCGGTTCCCAAGGCTCTGAGTTGGATATCCCGCATGGATATATTTGGAGTCCTCACCTTGTACCTAAACCAAAAG ATTGGGGACCTAAGGTTGATGTGGTGGGATTTTGCTTCCTCGATCTTGCATCGGGTTATGAACCTCCAGAATCACTAGTAAATTGGCTGAAAGCTGGTCAGAAACCTATTTACATTGGGTTTGGTAGTCTT CCTGTTCAAGAGCCAGAGAAAATGACCCAAGTAATTGTTGAAGCATTAGAACTCACTGGACAAAGGGGGATCATCAACAAAGGCTGGGGTGGCCTTGGCAATT TGGCTGAACCAAAGGATTCTGTATACTTGCTCGATAATTGTCCCCATGATTGGCTTTTCTTACAATGTTCTGCAGTG GTGCACCATGGGGGTGCTGGAACAACGGCTGCTGGTCTTAAGGCTGCG TGTCCAACAACTGTTGTCCCCTTCTTTGGTGACCAGCCATTTTGGGGGGAAAGGGTGCACGCTAGAGGTGTAGGCCCTCCACCTATACCTATTGATGAATTTTCACTTCCTAAGCTGGTTGATGCAATTAATTTCATGCTTGATCCTAAG GTAAAGGAGCGTGCAGTTGAGCTGGCTAAGGCGATGGAGAATGAAGATGGGGTCACTGGAGCAGTAAAAGCCTTCTTTAAGCATCTTCCACGCAAAAAGCTTGACCCTGATCAAATAGCTGCAGCA
- the LOC107786966 gene encoding sterol 3-beta-glucosyltransferase UGT80A2 isoform X1, whose protein sequence is MAESSLNLGSASSSSSSGEVSVSLEKDTVDENGDGNGCGAVAVAELDSGKVAGGSVSNGVSDSSGTAGMEVARVNTTPRGIFSSDKSESHSGHLKLGRSKTETSRHNSQFAQDTAKIFDDKISEQQKLKLLKRIATVKDDGTVEFEIPGDVESRVLGVESESVSNEVDDEPLDATELQYIPPIQIVMLIVGTRGDVQPFIAIGKRLQDFGHRVRLATHANFKEFVLTAGLEFYPLGGDPKVLAGYMVKNKGFLPSGPSEIPVQRNQLKDIINSLHSPCIEPDKDTGVPFKADAIIANPPAYGHTHVAEALKIPIHIFFTMPWTPTSEFPHPLSRVKQPAGYRLSYQIVDSLIWLGIRDMINDTRKRKLKLRPVTYLSGSQGSELDIPHGYIWSPHLVPKPKDWGPKVDVVGFCFLDLASGYEPPESLVNWLKAGQKPIYIGFGSLPVQEPEKMTQVIVEALELTGQRGIINKGWGGLGNLAEPKDSVYLLDNCPHDWLFLQCSAVVHHGGAGTTAAGLKAACPTTVVPFFGDQPFWGERVHARGVGPPPIPIDEFSLPKLVDAINFMLDPKVKERAVELAKAMENEDGVTGAVKAFFKHLPRKKLDPDQIAAAPSLFSIRRCFGCS, encoded by the exons ATGGCGGAGTCTTCGCTGAATTTAGGTTCGGCGAGCTCATCTTCTAGTTCCGGCGAAGTATCCGTGTCCCTAGAGAAAGATACTGTAGATGAAAATGGCGATGGTAATGGTTGTGGTGCTGTTGCTGTTGCTGAGCTGGATAGCGGAAAAGTAGCTGGCGGTTCAGTTTCCAATGGCGTCAGTGACTCTTcag GAACTGCTGGGATGGAAGTTGCAAGAGTAAATACAACGCCTCGCGGAATTTTTAGTTCTGATAAATCAGAATCACATTCAGGTCATCTTAAGTTGGGGAGATCAAAAACCGAGACATCTAGACATAACAGTCAATTTGCTCAAGACACAGCAAAAATTTTTGATGACAAAATTAGTGAACAGCAGAAG CTCAAATTGTTGAAGAGAATAGCTACTGTCAAAGATGATGGAACTGTAGAATTTGAGATTCCAGGTGACGTAGAATCCAGAGTGCTTGGAGTTGAATCTGAAAGTGTCTCTAATGAAGTTGACGATGAGCCTCTTGATGCAACAGAACTACAATATATTCCCCCAATACAGATTGTAATGCTTATTGTTGGAACACGTGGCGATGTGCAACCTTTTATTGCAATTGGCAAACGTTTGCAG GATTTTGGTCATCGAGTGAGGCTGGCAACCCATGCAAATTTCAAGGAGTTTGTCCTAACCGCTGGGTTGGAGTTCTATCCTCTTGGGGGTGATCCAAAAGTTTTGGCTGGAT ATATGGTTAAAAACAAGGGATTCTTACCTTCTGGACCCTCAGAAATTCCTGTTCAGAGAAACCAGTTGAAGGATATTATAAATTCTCTACACTCACCTTGCATAGAACCTGATAAGGATACTGGGGTACCCTTTAAAGCAGATGCTATTATTGCTAATCCTCCAGCATATG GGCATACACATGTTGCAGAAGCACTGAAAATCCCAATTCATATTTTCTTTACAATGCCATGGAC GCCAACTAGCGAATTTCCTCATCCATTGTCCCGCGTTAAACAACCTGCTGGATATAGG CTGTCGTATCAGATTGTTGACTCCTTGATTTGGCTAGGAATACGTGATATGATAAATGATACCAGGAAAAGAAAACTGAAACTAAGACCAGTCACATATTTAAGCGGTTCCCAAGGCTCTGAGTTGGATATCCCGCATGGATATATTTGGAGTCCTCACCTTGTACCTAAACCAAAAG ATTGGGGACCTAAGGTTGATGTGGTGGGATTTTGCTTCCTCGATCTTGCATCGGGTTATGAACCTCCAGAATCACTAGTAAATTGGCTGAAAGCTGGTCAGAAACCTATTTACATTGGGTTTGGTAGTCTT CCTGTTCAAGAGCCAGAGAAAATGACCCAAGTAATTGTTGAAGCATTAGAACTCACTGGACAAAGGGGGATCATCAACAAAGGCTGGGGTGGCCTTGGCAATT TGGCTGAACCAAAGGATTCTGTATACTTGCTCGATAATTGTCCCCATGATTGGCTTTTCTTACAATGTTCTGCAGTG GTGCACCATGGGGGTGCTGGAACAACGGCTGCTGGTCTTAAGGCTGCG TGTCCAACAACTGTTGTCCCCTTCTTTGGTGACCAGCCATTTTGGGGGGAAAGGGTGCACGCTAGAGGTGTAGGCCCTCCACCTATACCTATTGATGAATTTTCACTTCCTAAGCTGGTTGATGCAATTAATTTCATGCTTGATCCTAAG GTAAAGGAGCGTGCAGTTGAGCTGGCTAAGGCGATGGAGAATGAAGATGGGGTCACTGGAGCAGTAAAAGCCTTCTTTAAGCATCTTCCACGCAAAAAGCTTGACCCTGATCAAATAGCTGCAGCA